Below is a window of Molothrus aeneus isolate 106 chromosome 14, BPBGC_Maene_1.0, whole genome shotgun sequence DNA.
TGTTACTTGCTTGTTACTGGGGTGTTACCGGTGTATTACCGGCGTGTTATTGAGGTGTTACCGGTGTGTCTGGGGGTGGATGGCATTGCGGATGTAGCACTGCAGGGGTTAATTAATTAACCACAGGTGTGCTGGTGCGGGGTGCAGGGAGGCTGAAGGGAGTcgggccctgctcccagggagcagccGCAGGATCACAggatgtggctgtgccagggaggctcAGGTGGGATAATGGGAACATTCTGGCCTGGACGGGGCTGTccggcctggcacagctgcccgggGCAATGGTGGAGTGCCCgtccctggagggatttcaaagccgcgtggatgtggcacttggggacatgggttggGGTggtcttggcagtgctgggggatggTTGGACTTGGTGCTCTtgcagggcttttccaaccccaACAATTCCCTGATTCCATGCTTTGGGCTGCACGTGTTCCCTCTTTAGAGAGCTGCTTACTCAGCCACCGTGGTGTTGTGTGTCCTCACTCCCCTGCAATGCTGCCTCCAAAGGTGATGGGGCTGGAAGAGCACGTGGATTGATTTCCTTGGTGATTTGTTTCCCTAGTGATGCAATGGGGGCACCTGAAGTAAATTCTGTGTGCAGAAGGGAGGCTGAACTTGGGATCAGTTGGAGCACAAATGTTACAATTCTCAGGTTCAAAATGAACAGGAGAGCCCCAGGACTTCACGGTGGAATATTCTGTAATGAAATAATGATTTttccagctgcccagcagaggtTAAAGGGAAGCTTGggctgctttctgctgagctCACCCTGCTCAAACGATCTCTTTATTGCAGCAGTTTGCAACTCGCTGGGTTGCAACACCTCCCCTTGTTCCCTTATTCTGTGCTTAAACGGCAGCGTGGTGCCCTTTGCTTTCTGGTAAGAGGATTTCTGCAAGTGCAGGCAGGGACCTTCCCTGGCTCACTGGCACTAAGCTGGGAATCTTCTGGGCCagaagagtggctggaaaacaGTAAATCATCCTTACAGGAGTTCTAAACATCATGCTGGGACTAAGCCTGTGTTTCTGATGTTCCTTAAGAggtttttctgtgccttttttctGTGCCCTTGTATTGGgagggaattgttccctggcacaggtgcccagagcagctgtggctgtccctggatccctggcagtgcccaaggccaggctggacagggcttggagcagtgggaggtgtccctgccatggcaggggtggctatggatgggctttgaggtccctcccaacccaaaccattctgggttTCTAGGATACCTCAGTTCAGTCCCCAGAGGGACCTCAGGCAGCAGCTTGTGCATCTTGCAGGGTCTTTTTGGAAGGTTTGGTCTTGGCTGCTTCCAGCTGTGTAATGTTTTAAGTTTAGATAGgaaaaagctctgcagaggggttGATTTGAAGGGATTTCATTCCTAACTGCTGAGGAAGGACGTTCTGTGGCAGTTTAACAGATTTGTGTCACTAACAGGAGTAACACAGGGCTGgtacaggctgctcagggaggaaaATGCTCCTGGTTAATGTCTTCTACTTCATTTAACcccttctgctcagagctggggctggtgttcctgccaggcacagagctcctgtgTCCTGAGCACGATGAGGGCCAGGAATTTGGGGAGTCAGGGCTGTGAACTCGGGGAGTTGAGGGTGTGAACCCCGGGAGGGAGAGCCAGGAACTCAGGGAATTGAGGTCTGTGGCATCCTCCAGTGCCAGTGAGTGccacctcactgctgctgctgccgagGTGTCACCTCAGGTTCCACCAAAATCCACTGTTAAAAGAGCAGAGATTTGTGGGAATTGTCTAAACCCTTCACAAtcctcagctggggctgcattTGTTGAGgtatctgtgtgtgtgggggCTCTGTACCCCGAGTCTCAGCTGTCCTTGCAGGGCAaggggagggtttgggatgtgttttctgctgcagctgctcctttctGTGGCTCCTGGGTGACTGCAGGAGCAGACAGTGGTTTTCTGGTGCTGGACACTCAGCTGATTGCTCAAGGGGTGTTTGTGattccaggctgtgccctgctgttgCTCCATGggcctgggacagccctgggctgcccaaACCCTCTGTGTCCAGcggctctgcagggacaggagggtgcagtGAATTCCCTGGGCTGAGTTAGCTCACAATATTATTTAAGACAGGAGCATTTTGACCTGAAAATGAGCCAAAGTGGAGATTACTCAGAGCTGAAACATAAAGGAGTAAGCAATTCCTTGGAAGcttcctgcaggagccagcaccTCTGCCTGAAGAGCAACCAAGGCAGAAACCAGACCCTACAAGTTTATGAGGATGAAAGAAAACTAAACCTTGGATAAGTCCCATGAaatgctgctcacagcagagggaagggcaacccccacagccagagcagctggggctgcccctggatccctggcagtgcccaaggccaggctggacactggggctgggagcacctgggacagtgggaggtgtccctgccatggggatggtcttgaggtcccttccagccccaaccattccatggttctgttcCCCTTGGCAGTGCTCCCAGGTGGTTGTGTGGAGTCTGTCTTGTGAGTAAATCCATGACTTTATCCTTTTCCCCTCCAATGCTGGGCTCAGACTGTGGGAGGTTTGGAGATGCTCTGGTTGGTGCCAAGCCTGGATCTGTGGGACTcagcctgcccaggtgagccctgctggggtggTGGTTGGATCTCCCTTCCTGGCCTTGTTAATCCAGAAGAGATCCCTAATTCTcaccaggcagtgccagggggaTGGAAAATCTGGGTCCAGAagcccaggcagccctgctgctctgtggctgttCCCAGAGAGCTCTCCTGGGGCTTCGGGAGAGGTCTGTGATCGTGCACAGAACAGAGCAGGTAATAAGCAGGGCCTAAGCACAAagtgaaaaatgagatttttgggttttgcagGGTCCAAAGTTGTTCTAAGTCCTTGCTGAGCAGAAAAGAGGCTTATGGATGTGCAGGATGAGCAGGGCAGCtggcccagctgggctctgacATGTGCTCCGTGTGTTAGATCTGGCTCTGGCCATAGATTAATGTGCTGATACTTGAGCTGATTAAGAGTGTCCCTTTCTGTGGCAGCAGGGGTGTTTTTCCAGCTCTGGAGACTTAGGGAATCccacaatggtttgggttggaatggagcttgaagctcatccagttccaactcccagcaccttctgctaccccaggtggctccaagcctcatccagcctggccttggcccCTTCcaagggatccaggggcagccccagctgctctggctgtgggggttgcccttccctctgctgtgagcagcattTCATGGGACTTTTCCAAGGTTTAGTTTTCTTTCACTCTCATGAACTTGTTGGGTCTGATTTCTGCCTTGGTTGCTCTTCAGGTAGAGATGCTGGCtccacagggagctgtgcatcagctgtgcagctgtgtagcagctgatgctgctgcaaCCCTCACAGGGCACCAGAGGTAATGGAAACCCTTTTTCTAGAGGGTTTTGTGTCGTTGGGAGCAGAGCTAAAAGGGGAAATGAGAGAACTTGGTGGTTGTGATGTCCTGGCTGAGTCCTGCCCAtgtcctgctccctgtgccaggggacacTGTGCAGGTGCCCCCAGTGCTGATGTCCCTGTTTTGTccccagcaggagagcagccatGGCCATCCTGTTTGCAGTGGTGGCGAGGGGCACCACCATCCTGGCCAAGCATGCCTGGTGTGGGGGGAACTTCCTGGAGGTCACCGAGCAGATCCTGGCCAAAATCCCATCTGAGAACAACAAACTGACCTATTCCCATGGCAAGTGAGTAACTCCTCTCCTGGGGGACTGTGGGGATGCATGAGGGCAGGGACAAACTGGGTGGGgtgtgtttgggggtttttctgtgattctgcagttTCTTTCCATCCAAATTCCCATTTGATGGAATGTGCCACCAGCTCAGTAGCTACTTCTGTCCCTCAGAACTCTGCAGCATAACCAGGATTTGAgttcagctccagcagcagcacaaagcagttgatacaaaatcaaatttttcatttttatacaaTTCCAAAGTGAGCTGGAGGGTGCCCAGGTGTGGAATCTTTGGAGTTTGGCTTCTGGAAGCTTCCCCTGGATTTTCTGAGGCTTGAACGTGGCTTTAGGTGAAGCTGTCACCCTTCCTGGGGGCTTTGAGAGAAGCTGTGCTCACAGATCACATCTTGAGCTGCCCCAGATCTAGTCTGCAGGACAGAGGggtttttcccaggattttcccagctctctgaACTCTTGGTCAGTGTTGGTAGGACAGTGTTGGTAGGACAGGATGCTTCATCATCTGTGACTTCCTGCACGTGGGAAGTAGGTGAGTCAATAGGAACAAACTAGAACAACTGTGGAAAAAACAGAGTTAGAGGTGTTGGAGCCCAGTCCAGCTCTTTTTTTGGAATTGGCAGCATGGCTGGATCATCTCTGGTGCCCAAGCTGTTGTGTCAGAGCTGTTCTGAGGATGCAGAACTGGGCTGGGCTTCCCATGTGCTCAGGAGCACAGCAGTCCCTGGGGGAGATGTTCTGGAGGCAGTGCCTGCTCTGGAGTCTGACACACCTtggatgctgcagctcttcTCTCCTGCTGGAATTTTAAGGataaatttgaatattttaagtTATTCCTTTAAAATGACTTTGCCTTGAGTGCTGTTCAGCCAAGTGGAAAGCTGAGTTTCAGGAGTGCTGTGGTGCATTTTTGGAGGTAACTGGGCAGAATGTGGGAGCTGTGAAGCTTGATGAGCAATTGGAGTTGTTCCTCCTGTCTGGAGCCTCCCAGGGATCTTCTGCCTCCCAGCCTATAGGCTGAAAAACTCCCTGGGTTCTGTCCAAGATAGTTCATCCTGttctgaaacaggaaaaacttGAGTTTCTTTGAACTTTGAACTCCTTAAATTCATTTAATGAGTTCTTTTTGTTTCTAAGAACTTCTGAGTCTTTTGTATAAATCTCCAAGGAAAAGCAGCCCTCTGGCATCAGGAATTCTTgggtttctctctctctgctcttggCCTCTCTGAGGAATCTACAGGGTGGTACCAGACAAGTTTCACCTCCCTCTTTCCAGGAGAGTTGTGGATGTGCAAGGATTTTTGAACGTTTTTATAGGAACAGACCTTCAGGGCAGAGACCTGTGCCCCAGCCTCACTTCCCTGGACATTTACCTTGGACGTGTTTATCTGTGCCAGCTCCATAGAATAACTGGGATTTTCTCTTGCCAGCCCCCAAAGGCCCCACAGGCAGCATTGTcacctggaaaatgaaattctgGAAATGTGGCAGCTTTCAATGACGTTTTGTTTGTTCCTTTCAATTCCCTGCAGTTACCTGTTCCATTACATCTGCCAGGACAGGATCATTTACCTGTGCATCACAGATGATGTGAGTATTGGGGACACAGCTACAGCCCTGGGAAATTGGGCAATTTTGGTTTTGATGTGGCAGTTATTAGTGAGGGCTGCTCTGAGGTGCCTTTtctccctctggagctgctgtaaCTTCAATTACAGCTTtgagctcagcccagagctcaCATGAGACTTgtggcatggtttgggttgagaGTGACCTTCAAAACCATCCATTCCAACCCTGCCATGGGAGGGACCTTCCAGTCCTGTGGGTTGGGAGTTCTGGGGTGAAGCTCTTGGCTTTGCCCAGTTTCTGTCTCAGTGCAGGGGGTTGGTGGTGCAGAGACCACTCCAGCTGCCAGTGGAATTTGCCTGGTGCTCCTGAATTCTGGGAGTGCTGCAGGAAATGCTCCCGCTGAGTGCAGGAGTGGAGCTggcccagccccggggctgccagtgccccagccagagctggagtgcagcccccagccctggggctgctgttcCTGACTCTGtgtgctctctgctgccaggaCTTTGAGCGCTCCCGAGCCTTCACGTTCCTGAACGAGATCAAGAAGCGGTTCCAGACCACGTACGGCTCGCGGGCACAGACTGCCCTGCCCTACGCCATGAACAGCGAGTTCTCCTCTGTGCTGGCTGCGCAGCTGGTGAGGCCCTGAGCTCCCTGgcagcccagcctccccagAAACCCTCCTCGGGTGGGCTTGGGGGTGTCTTGCCTTGGAAAACCAGgagtctgctgaggaaggcaggagcctcccctgacatggaaaatgtaaaccccctccctccaaattgctataaattttaaattaaggggctctcaggcaaaaaataagggagcaggaataacagttctttgctagggaagaaaatgaaaagataaaataaacaatgcagtaaactaaaccgacactgacagagtcagagcacaacctgacaccctgtgggtcaggctgttggcacagtcccattggaattgtggctcagccctcctgcagtgtcagggctggttctgttggagcagggatcctggagaaaggtgcagtctcttcctctcaagatccagggcaagaggcagctgctgctcctctgggaaatccagtgtgtgaccatgttcacaggggtctgaggatgagggaagagacgaggatctgactccatgtttcagaaggctgatttattattttatgatatatattatattaaaactatactaaaagaatagaagaaaagatttcatcagaaagctggctaagaatagaataggaaagaatgataaaagcttgtgtcttggacagagtctgagccagctgactgtgattggccattaattagaaacaaccacatgagaccaatcccagatgcacctgttgcattccacagcagcagataattattgtctacattttgttcttgaagcttctcaagagaaaaaaatcttaaagaaaagatttttcaaaaaatatcaTAGCTACATTCTGACActctgtgggtcaggctgttggcacagtcccattggaattgtggctcagccctcctgcagtgtcagggctggttctgctggagcagggatcctggagaaaggtgcagtctcttcct
It encodes the following:
- the VAMP7 gene encoding vesicle-associated membrane protein 7, giving the protein MAILFAVVARGTTILAKHAWCGGNFLEVTEQILAKIPSENNKLTYSHGNYLFHYICQDRIIYLCITDDDFERSRAFTFLNEIKKRFQTTYGSRAQTALPYAMNSEFSSVLAAQLKYHSESKGPDQVAETQAQIDELKGIMVRNIDLVAQRGEKLELLIDKTENLVDSSVTFKTTSRNLARAMCMKNLKLTIVIIIVSIVILLIILSAVYGGLA